A portion of the Desulfurispora thermophila DSM 16022 genome contains these proteins:
- a CDS encoding M24 family metallopeptidase, with protein sequence MSISVQTGGWGLHPEERWRRFRAVQKHLMEREIDFLLVVGRENLIYFTGTTQIECAAMIIPAREEPLLVALWLDAPYLKEITGLTVESYVFPQENLGQRIARIIRRLGYQRPTIGFEKYFVEFSVFDVLRQEFPAARLAGAGDILYRVRSVKSGEEIKAIRQACRLVVVGMEAAVRVIRAGVTELDVLAEAEYKMLRCGSGGSPFRPQVVAGERTLLTHPCASNRSIQEGEVVVVHLGATWNGYCAKMCRTVAVGDIPESQLSCFELIRQAQDAAINSLRPGVRASQVDAAAREIVASAGYERYYLSNVGYGVGLRQSEFYPIIGKNSQDEIQAGMVVDLLLPTIYLQGYGGPRLTDCVLVTESGPELLTDYPRELILAG encoded by the coding sequence TTGTCTATTTCAGTACAAACTGGTGGTTGGGGATTACATCCAGAGGAGCGGTGGCGGCGTTTCAGGGCTGTACAGAAACATTTGATGGAGCGGGAGATCGATTTTCTATTGGTGGTGGGGCGGGAAAATCTGATTTATTTCACCGGCACTACTCAGATTGAGTGTGCGGCAATGATTATTCCGGCGCGAGAAGAACCGCTGTTGGTTGCTTTATGGTTGGATGCACCCTATTTAAAAGAAATAACCGGTTTAACGGTTGAGAGCTATGTATTCCCGCAGGAAAATCTGGGCCAGCGGATAGCCCGAATTATCCGGCGCCTGGGCTACCAGCGACCGACCATTGGTTTTGAGAAGTATTTTGTTGAGTTTAGCGTCTTTGATGTCTTGCGGCAGGAGTTTCCCGCTGCTAGGTTAGCGGGGGCAGGTGATATTCTCTATCGTGTACGCTCAGTAAAGAGCGGAGAAGAGATCAAAGCCATTCGCCAGGCCTGCCGACTGGTGGTTGTTGGAATGGAGGCCGCCGTACGGGTTATACGAGCTGGGGTCACCGAATTAGATGTGTTGGCTGAAGCAGAGTACAAGATGTTACGTTGTGGTTCCGGTGGTTCACCTTTCCGGCCTCAGGTGGTGGCCGGAGAACGAACTTTGCTTACCCACCCCTGCGCTTCTAACCGCTCCATTCAAGAAGGGGAAGTAGTTGTGGTGCACCTCGGCGCCACCTGGAATGGTTACTGTGCTAAGATGTGTCGCACTGTGGCGGTGGGTGATATACCGGAAAGTCAACTGTCATGCTTTGAACTTATCCGGCAGGCGCAGGATGCAGCTATTAATTCTCTAAGGCCGGGAGTTAGAGCTTCTCAAGTGGACGCGGCAGCTAGAGAAATTGTCGCTTCGGCGGGATACGAAAGATATTACCTCTCCAACGTGGGTTACGGTGTAGGGTTAAGGCAAAGCGAGTTTTATCCCATTATCGGCAAAAATAGCCAGGATGAAATTCAGGCCGGCATGGTGGTAGACTTGTTGCTCCCAACAATTTACCTCCAAGGGTATGGTGGGCCACGCCTTACGGACTGTGTGCTTGTCACCGAATCGGGGCCAGAATTACTTACCGATTATCCCAGAGAGTTGATCCTGGCAGGTTGA
- a CDS encoding 4Fe-4S binding protein, protein MRAVTLCAVVDVDKCKGCTRCERVCPVLAIKVKSKKAVVDVENCLGCANCEQRCPEMAITMVHLEQSRIVQESLAEVDMAAVIDLCRRAHLHPKQIICYCTATRAEEVAAAILKGAKSPEEISRRTGVRTGCKVECIQPVLRLLHAAGITPERPARGYQWYGLTPTVWDIPEEVKKKYAQRGFYFDEDRKLLDSLVGASEKGGR, encoded by the coding sequence TTGCGCGCGGTAACCTTATGCGCGGTAGTGGATGTGGATAAATGCAAGGGCTGCACACGCTGTGAAAGGGTTTGCCCGGTGCTGGCCATTAAGGTGAAAAGCAAAAAAGCAGTGGTAGATGTGGAAAACTGTCTGGGTTGTGCTAACTGTGAGCAGCGCTGTCCGGAAATGGCCATCACTATGGTCCACCTTGAACAGTCGCGGATAGTACAGGAGAGCCTGGCGGAGGTAGATATGGCGGCTGTCATTGATCTATGCCGTAGGGCGCATCTGCATCCCAAGCAGATTATCTGCTACTGTACAGCTACCAGGGCCGAGGAAGTGGCTGCGGCGATACTTAAGGGAGCTAAATCACCGGAAGAGATCTCACGGCGCACGGGTGTGCGTACCGGGTGCAAGGTGGAATGCATCCAGCCGGTATTGCGGTTGCTGCATGCAGCGGGAATTACACCGGAGCGGCCTGCCAGAGGTTATCAATGGTATGGCTTGACGCCTACGGTTTGGGATATTCCGGAAGAGGTAAAGAAAAAATACGCTCAACGCGGGTTTTACTTCGATGAAGATCGCAAACTGCTGGATTCACTGGTTGGAGCCAGTGAAAAGGGGGGAAGGTAA
- a CDS encoding nicotinate-nucleotide pyrophosphorylase, which yields MEKHILPPDDIRYSIFKGMEDHIFQAGVFFTQPAVVAGLIESENEANSLGLEVRSKVREGMSVLAGQAVLTLIGPALALAVAEDRVLGWIGKASGVATAARSFREMLPDRIRVVCGGWKKLPLSWRHNLRRAAAVGGVATRIVDDPFIYLDKNYIRMFGGITGTLQAVASLPGEKVIQLRGEWGDITEEAAQALINGATVLMVDTGCVEDVTRVAGYLHGRGWRHRVRLAFSGGIKREDLSTIAALDVDIIDIGRSVLDAPMTDLRFDVLGPA from the coding sequence ATGGAAAAGCACATTCTCCCTCCCGATGATATTCGCTATTCCATCTTCAAAGGGATGGAAGATCATATCTTTCAGGCTGGGGTGTTCTTTACTCAGCCGGCGGTGGTGGCCGGCCTGATCGAAAGTGAAAATGAAGCCAATTCTCTGGGGTTAGAGGTACGGAGTAAAGTGCGGGAGGGAATGAGTGTGCTGGCCGGCCAGGCGGTACTCACTCTTATCGGTCCGGCTCTGGCTCTGGCCGTGGCCGAAGATCGAGTGCTGGGTTGGATCGGCAAGGCTTCAGGCGTAGCCACCGCCGCTCGTTCGTTTCGTGAGATGCTTCCCGACCGTATCCGGGTGGTGTGTGGGGGATGGAAAAAGCTTCCTCTGTCCTGGCGACATAATTTGCGTCGGGCCGCGGCTGTGGGTGGTGTGGCTACCCGGATCGTTGATGATCCCTTCATCTACCTGGATAAAAACTATATCCGTATGTTTGGGGGTATCACTGGCACCCTGCAGGCGGTGGCATCTCTACCCGGTGAAAAGGTCATTCAACTGCGCGGTGAGTGGGGTGATATAACCGAAGAGGCTGCCCAGGCGCTAATCAACGGGGCTACCGTCTTAATGGTAGACACCGGTTGCGTGGAAGATGTGACCCGGGTGGCCGGGTACCTGCACGGACGTGGATGGCGGCATAGAGTGCGTCTTGCTTTTTCCGGCGGAATTAAAAGGGAGGATCTATCGACCATCGCAGCGCTGGATGTGGACATTATAGATATAGGGCGTTCGGTGTTGGATGCGCCAATGACTGATCTGCGCTTTGATGTTCTGGGGCCAGCGTAG
- a CDS encoding 2-keto-4-pentenoate hydratase — translation MPRIEEWAERLLQAEETGVPTEPLTAAWPEIDIPTAYQVQLKVIEHKCARGQRVVGMKIGLTSRAMQQMLGVYEPDYGHILDSMVLLEGEPVRLSRLIQPKVEAEIAFVLRERLTGPGVTVADVLRATAGVLPALEIIDSRIRDWKIKIQDTIADNASSAAIILGGKFMSVEGLDLRLLGLVLEKDGEVFATGAGASVLGHPAAAVAWLANAVACYGLSLEPGMVVLSGSFTQAVAVSPGSVIRASFDHLGSVTAKFIDA, via the coding sequence ATGCCGCGAATTGAAGAGTGGGCTGAACGGCTATTGCAGGCGGAAGAAACCGGAGTACCTACCGAACCGCTGACAGCAGCTTGGCCGGAAATTGATATTCCCACAGCCTATCAGGTTCAATTGAAGGTAATAGAACACAAATGTGCCCGGGGTCAAAGGGTGGTGGGAATGAAGATTGGCCTGACCAGTAGGGCCATGCAACAGATGTTGGGAGTTTATGAGCCGGATTACGGTCATATTCTTGACAGCATGGTGCTGCTTGAAGGTGAGCCAGTACGTCTGTCAAGGCTGATTCAGCCAAAAGTAGAGGCAGAAATAGCTTTTGTGCTGCGGGAGCGGCTAACCGGTCCCGGGGTTACTGTGGCCGATGTATTGCGGGCTACGGCTGGTGTGTTGCCTGCATTAGAGATTATTGACAGCAGAATCAGAGACTGGAAGATAAAAATTCAGGATACCATTGCCGACAATGCTTCCTCGGCGGCCATTATTCTGGGTGGGAAGTTTATGTCGGTGGAAGGGTTGGACTTGCGTCTACTCGGACTGGTATTGGAAAAGGATGGGGAAGTCTTTGCTACTGGGGCGGGAGCCTCGGTACTTGGCCACCCGGCGGCAGCGGTGGCCTGGCTGGCTAACGCGGTGGCCTGTTATGGATTGAGCTTGGAGCCGGGTATGGTGGTGCTTTCCGGCTCGTTCACCCAGGCAGTGGCGGTGAGCCCCGGTTCGGTGATCCGCGCTTCCTTCGATCACCTTGGCTCCGTAACCGCAAAATTTATAGATGCTTAG
- a CDS encoding acetaldehyde dehydrogenase (acetylating) produces the protein MEKIKAAIVGPGNIGTDLMYKLLRSKYVEVAMMVGIYPKSEGLARASSLGIKASHEGIDAVLREPEIKIVFDATGAKPHLKHAPLLREAGKIAIDLTPAAVGPYVVPVVNIDQHLDAMNVNMVTCGGQATVPIVAAINRVAGVQYAEIVASISSKSAGPGTRQNIDEFTETTARALEVVGGAQKGKAIIILNPAEPPIMMHNTIYTLVEHPDEDKIRDAVHNMVRRIQEYVSGYRLRVEPLVEGNKVTTIIEVTGAGDFLPTYAGNLDIMTSAAARVGELMAMRLLGIYSRKDVESCA, from the coding sequence TTGGAAAAAATAAAGGCGGCGATTGTCGGGCCAGGTAATATCGGTACCGACCTGATGTATAAGCTGTTGCGTAGCAAGTACGTGGAAGTAGCCATGATGGTGGGAATTTACCCGAAATCCGAGGGCTTGGCCCGGGCTAGTTCGCTGGGCATTAAAGCTTCACACGAAGGGATCGATGCAGTACTGCGGGAACCGGAGATAAAGATTGTCTTTGATGCTACCGGAGCCAAGCCTCATCTTAAACATGCTCCCCTGCTCAGAGAGGCGGGCAAAATTGCTATCGACCTCACTCCGGCGGCAGTAGGTCCTTACGTAGTCCCCGTGGTTAACATAGATCAGCATCTGGACGCCATGAACGTGAACATGGTCACCTGCGGTGGCCAGGCTACCGTGCCCATTGTGGCGGCAATTAACCGGGTGGCGGGCGTTCAATATGCAGAGATTGTTGCTTCCATTTCAAGTAAAAGTGCCGGGCCGGGAACTCGCCAGAACATCGATGAGTTTACCGAGACCACAGCCAGGGCTCTGGAAGTGGTGGGCGGAGCTCAAAAGGGCAAGGCCATTATTATCCTTAATCCAGCCGAGCCCCCAATCATGATGCATAACACCATCTACACTCTGGTGGAACATCCGGATGAGGATAAAATTCGCGATGCGGTGCACAATATGGTACGGCGCATTCAGGAGTACGTTTCCGGTTACCGGCTCCGGGTAGAGCCGCTGGTGGAAGGAAACAAGGTGACTACGATCATTGAAGTGACCGGGGCGGGTGACTTCCTGCCCACTTATGCGGGCAACCTGGATATTATGACTTCGGCTGCCGCACGGGTGGGCGAGTTGATGGCCATGCGCCTGCTGGGGATTTACAGTCGGAAGGATGTGGAAAGCTGTGCCTAA
- the dmpG gene encoding 4-hydroxy-2-oxovalerate aldolase → MWKAVPKIRIMDTTLRDGMHAMAHQFTPEQMAMVAAALDEAGVDVIEVSHGDGLAGYSFQYGFAAATDEEYLRAVAPVLKRAKLAALVLPGIGTCKDMQMAVKAGVKVFRIATHVTEADISEEHMGLAKEMGAEVVGFLMMSHTVDKEKIAEQAKLMESYGADVVYVVDSAGAMTPPEVKEKVSYVCSCLKVPVGFHAHNNLGLAIGNTLAAVEAGATVVDGTLRGLGAGAGNAPTEVLVAALKKVGFEVDVDLYKIMDAATVLEPMMRRPQVFDNASIMLGYAGVYSSFLLHTYRAAEKFSLDPRDILMELGRRKIVGGQEDYIIDVAYEMAQNKHKQVVAG, encoded by the coding sequence ATGTGGAAAGCTGTGCCTAAGATCAGAATTATGGATACCACCTTGCGGGATGGAATGCACGCCATGGCCCACCAGTTCACCCCGGAACAGATGGCCATGGTGGCGGCCGCCCTGGATGAGGCCGGTGTGGATGTAATCGAAGTTTCTCACGGCGACGGCCTGGCCGGTTATTCATTCCAGTACGGCTTTGCCGCGGCTACAGACGAGGAGTATCTGCGCGCAGTTGCTCCAGTGCTCAAGCGGGCAAAGCTGGCAGCCCTGGTACTGCCCGGTATCGGTACTTGTAAGGACATGCAGATGGCGGTTAAAGCCGGGGTAAAGGTTTTTCGTATTGCCACCCACGTTACCGAGGCGGACATATCGGAAGAGCACATGGGCCTGGCCAAAGAGATGGGGGCGGAAGTGGTAGGCTTTCTGATGATGTCCCACACCGTAGACAAAGAGAAGATTGCCGAGCAGGCTAAGTTGATGGAAAGTTACGGTGCGGACGTGGTCTATGTGGTGGACTCGGCAGGAGCCATGACTCCGCCGGAGGTTAAGGAAAAGGTTAGCTACGTGTGCTCCTGTCTGAAGGTTCCGGTGGGCTTTCATGCCCATAACAATCTGGGACTAGCCATCGGCAATACGCTGGCAGCGGTGGAAGCTGGGGCCACGGTGGTGGATGGGACCCTGCGCGGCCTGGGAGCCGGGGCAGGTAATGCTCCTACCGAAGTTCTGGTGGCAGCCCTTAAAAAGGTTGGCTTTGAGGTAGACGTGGACCTCTATAAGATCATGGATGCTGCCACTGTCCTGGAGCCCATGATGCGTCGCCCGCAGGTTTTCGATAATGCGTCTATCATGCTTGGTTATGCCGGTGTGTACTCCAGTTTCCTCCTGCACACCTACCGGGCGGCGGAGAAGTTTAGCCTGGATCCGCGGGACATTTTGATGGAACTGGGGCGCCGCAAAATTGTAGGCGGTCAGGAAGACTACATTATTGATGTGGCTTACGAGATGGCTCAGAACAAACACAAACAGGTTGTGGCTGGTTGA